One Dermacentor andersoni chromosome 6, qqDerAnde1_hic_scaffold, whole genome shotgun sequence genomic window carries:
- the LOC129382587 gene encoding uncharacterized protein, giving the protein MGSRSTSAGEDGSFVDEYSVRIEVYETEVTDSGGSSPIIKISGLCDAVDPATYLRQHSMEHLTATGQTPDHSVTHAYKERVPRFQSLQVLRSGPAAHLWLQPESSVIRDTAPVKETLNDPPRWESPVTDAFAGDTDRKWPSRSTMFTAAGRKSRAHQCTPQDCISSLFQCREQCSALGRRPTKNRGCNRPARQSTVVSKDTKYASLRPHVPRSRKRTTIPSRLSRSFWDADNQGSRGSGFSHVLDRLPCGVCRAVEQVTRCHLDCIEETVTTRHLPATETRKIVRHHAYESSLQGGWGCADLCAVYRKLPPQIFRQDCQWAGPRVETKTAADEMREIYVSTSDSVWLDALTSPFPRRDISTKNASTRNREWSRACSVVDAATTTTTGARGHETKTLLPSQATLPSIVTSLVDRFAVTCYEVVKRLSAAESDKVDIYLSENFVESTPDVWNRVMGHVQERMAGVAPPFVGGRICPADGMRGEGECPVERKTKKVMRCSQKNAVEAGH; this is encoded by the coding sequence ATGGGCAGCCGCAGCACGTCCGCTGGTGAGGATGGCAGCTTCGTCGACGAGTACTCGGTGCGCATCGAAGTGTATGAAACCGAAGTGACCGATTCCGGTGGAAGTTCGCCGATCATCAAAATCTCAGGCTTGTGCGACGCTGTTGACCCAGCAACATACCTACGACAGCACTCCATGGAGCACCTGACAGCTACGGGTCAGACTCCAGACCACAGTGTCACGCACGCGTACAAAGAACGAGTTCCCAGATTCCAGTCCTTGCAAGTGCTGCGCAGTGGGCCCGCTGCTCATTTGTGGCTACAACCAGAAAGCTCCGTCATTCGAGACACTGCGCCCGTGAAGGAAACGCTGAATGACCCACCAAGATGGGAAAGCCCCGTCACCGATGCGTTCGCCGGCGACACTGACCGCAAGTGGCCCAGCCGGTCTACCATGTTTACCGCGGCAGGCAGAAAAAGCAGAGCACATCAGTGCACGCCGCAGGACTGCATTTCATCACTATTCCAATGCCGTGAGCAATGCTCGGCCTTAGGGAGACGCCCGACAAAAAACCGTGGCTGCAACAGACCGGCGAGGCAGAGCACTGTCGTCAGTAAAGACACAAAATACGCGTCTTTGAGGCCCCACGTACCACGCAGCCGTAAGAGAACGACGATTCCATCTAGACTCTCCAGAAGCTTTTGGGATGCCGATAACCAAGGGAGCCGAGGCAGTGGCTTCTCACACGTACTTGACAGGCTTCCTTGCGGTGTATGCCGTGCTGTGGAACAAGTGACGCGGTGTCACCTGGACTGCATCGAAGAAACTGTGACAACTCGTCACCTGCCAGCCACGGAAACGAGAAAAATTGTGCGTCACCACGCCTACGAATCCTCGCTTCAAGGAGGTTGGGGCTGCGCAGACCTTTGTGCCGTGTACCGAAAATTACCTCCTCAGATATTTCGTCAAGATTGTCAGTGGGCCGGGCCGAGAGTGGAAACAAAAACGGCCGCGGATGAAATGAGGGAAATTTACGTCTCCACTAGCGATAGCGTGTGGCTAGATGCCCTCACCTCACCCTTCCCAAGAAGGGACATCTCAACGAAGAACGCTTCGACAAGGAACAGGGAATGGTCACGCGCTTGCTCTGTGGTAGACGCAGCTACTACAACTACGACGGGTGCCCGCGGCCATGAAACGAAGACGCTGCTTCCGTCGCAGGCGACGCTACCCTCTATTGTCACGTCACTCGTGGACCGTTTTGCCGTCACTTGTTATGAGGTAGTTAAAAGGCTTTCCGCCGCCGAATCAGACAAAGTGGACATATACTTGTCAGAAAATTTTGTAGAATCCACTCCCGATGTTTGGAATAGGGTTATGGGACATGTGCAGGAGAGAATGGCCGGTGTGGCGCCCCCTTTTGTTGGAGGCAGAATCTGTCCGGCTGATGGTATGAGGGGTGAAGGAGAGTGTCCCGTAGAACGCAAAACAAAAAAGGTCATGCGGTGTTCCCAGAAGAATGCCGTCGAGGCTGGACATTAG